The stretch of DNA TTCGCCACTTCAGAGGACGCTATTGCGACCGAGGCAGAAGCCGATGCACAGCAATAAGTACGCCTAAAGGCGCAATCAGCCTTGCGGTCCATCGGATCCTGGAGACTTGGTCCGTCGTCCGATGGTACTCTTGGAAATGGCCATATCCACCTTTGGTACTGGCCCCCAAGAGGACAATTGATCTTCTCTTAACGGGAAGACAGACTTAAATCTTTTGGTCAGCACGGGACCTTTTTCTGGTTTCTTCCACTCAGTCTTTATTAATGACAGGAGGGAATCGTCCGCTTTAAAGGCCCTGGGTCACTTAGAGGCGGACGTTGAGGCTTCGCCCTGATCAACATCCTGGTCTCTTGACCGGATGGATCTCTGCAGCCGCTGGGCTTTCTCTGGAGGGGAGAAATAGGAAAACCCATCCTCATCTTCGGAAGAGGAGGAGATAGATCCCCCTCTAGCATCCTGAGCCCCAGATACCTCCATGGCCCGATGAGGAGAGGAAGGTCTTTGGCGCTTAGATATAAGAGCCTGCTTCAGCTCCTCTATAGAGGAGTTCACCTGATTCATGTTGGACTCCATGTAGCTCTTCACCCAGTCAACTACATCATGAACCGTATGTTCTTTCTGGGGAagaagctaagggctctttcacacttgcggcaggacggatcagacatgctgttcaccatgtcggatccgtcctgccgctatttcgccggaccgccgctctgtccccattgactataatggggacgggggcggagctccggcggtgcATGGCGAAAGCcgtcggactaaaaagtcctgcatgtccgactttttagtccggcggctttcggcgTGCACCTAGCTCCGCCCCcattttagtcaatggggacggagcggcggcaggacggatccgacagggtgaacagcatgtcggatccgtcctgccgcaagtgtgaaagagcccttagctctaCAGGGCGGACATCGAGAAAATAAAGAATTGTCCTCCAGGACAATTTGACAGTCGTGGCATTGAAGATGGCGTCTCTTGCCAGAATTCTTCCTGCCAGGGTCCCGATCACCGTCCCCTGTAGACGACATGGCTGCAAGAAACAAACAGAATTAACTGTTGAGTCTGGAAGGAGGAAaggaaatccaagcaaataggctTTTACCCAGAAAAACAAAGAAACTGCTTCAAACAAAACCGCAAGGGTAATTagaagaggggggagggggctttgcggaataccccatctgtgccactggttaggacgtaagggaaacagcaggtggcgctatacagttgctataccaaatttttaattacagaagtatttagatccaggtgctggttaaactgtagaatatttcccGTGGGACAGCCTCTTTAAAATGTTAGATCAAAACTCTATCATACAACGTTTCCTGCCAGCAGTGCCCTGAGTACGTAGCACGTGACTTCCACATCATCCTGATCCGAGCTATTCTAGACGTGTACAGCGGAAGTAGGTACCATAGAGAGAGGCTTCAGCGGTACAGCTAGGCTCCTGGACGCTGAGAGCGACCCCTCTGCAGTCTCTGTGTGTGGTGTGATCACCTGAAAAACGTCCGTGTGGAAACGGAGACTGATGACTAGGGTTCCTCCCCTCTTCCAGTCTCGTTTACCCCTCCTTCTCAGCACGGTTGCTCTCCTCCCACCCATCACTCGCCTCCTCGGGCCGATGTGGGCCATGGACGGGCTCGGTTCCGGAGGACATCAGCCGAGGCTGCTCAGATGAAACTGTTCATCGGCTGGGTACTCACCTACGTGCTCTGCCTGGCCGTGGTGAAGAAGATGTGGAGCAGCCGGTACCTGAGGAGTCACCTGAGTAGATCCCTGTATATGAACAtgctgagccaaaaccaggcccCTTACTGGGAAGTGAGCCACCAGGTGTGTGCACAGGGATGGGGGGTGCGGGTGACAGGTGCTGGGAGGACACGTCCATTGTGCTGCAGCCTATAGCCTGGCCATAGGTGCCTGTGtattgtctgccacattcagCCACATTCTGTGAGATCCTCATCCATGTGGCAAATGGAGAGGGGGTCTGACTACCGGGGACTTCCTCCCATCCAAAGTATTAAGGGGGGTGTCAAGGATTGGaagaacatggctgctttcttccaaaatcagcgccacacctgtccgcaGGTTGCACCAGGTATTGCAGCACGCTGAGCATCCCATGGACAAGGGTGGCGCTCATTCTGGAAGAAAGCCCCCATGTTTAttaaatcctgtacaacccctttaatgggctgtagcctttcctttttgtttctttacagACACACTTCTGCCACTGACCAGGAGTGGCGCTGTTGTGCAGCACAAGGAGGAGGAGCCTCTGTTGTGCGTTGTGTGGCGCTCtagccccttaaaggggtattcctgttacaagttatcccctatgtaCAGGATATGGGATAACTATCGgggtacgttcacacttgcggcaggcagttccgtcgccggaactgcctgccggataccGCAATCCTGATGCAAAtgaatggcatttgtcagacggatccggatgcggatccgtctgacaaatgcattaaaataccggatccgtctctcccgtgtcatctggaaaaacgaacggatccagtatttataattattttattttttttacatttttaaaggttccgttttgccggaacgcttaataccggatccggcactaatacttttcaatggaaaataatgccgcagtattttctccggccaaaaaatgtaagagggactgaactgatgcatcctgaacggattgctctccattcagaatgcattaggataaaactgatcagttctcttttccggcaccgagttccgtcctaggggctctataccagaaaagaactgatcagttttatatccccatgcattctgaatggagaacaatccgttcaggatgtcttcaattcagGACGAATTCTTttagacttttcaggacggagataataccgcagcatgctgcagtgtttttttctctgtccaaaattccggatcagttgccggaatgccgggtccggcattaatttacattgaaatgtattagtgccggatccgtcctccgatccgttcttgcaatgcatttgtgaaaacgctagtgtgaaagtacccttagatcgggggggggggggggggggtcctaccgctgggttaCCCCCAtgatcacttgaatgggaagcCCCAAAATGAACGGCGCAGCAggtcgcgcatgcgcacttctgcTCTATTCATCTCTATAGGAGTTCTGGAAATATCTGAGCTCTCGCTGGCTGTAGATCTCctgtagagatgaatggagcagcactgCACATGCCTGAcctgctgtgccattcatttttttttttttggggggagtccTTGTACTGGTGATCGATCtaacagttatcccctatcccgtGGACAACTTGTAAcaagcggaatacccctttaatccatCAGAAGGCGTTTCATATCAGTGCTTTTGGCAGGGGATCCCTTTAATCCATGGTTGGCTGCTTGTATTGATGTCTCCTGATAAGGAGCAGAAATGACACATACTCCTCAGCCTGAGCAAGATTATACTGATAACGGCTCATGTGCGTCCAAAAGGCATgatctatatgagtgtattactgtagtgcggcggcatgaagcgcacagcgtcatagctccaatgacgccgtgcgctcctgctgtcagcaggatgtcaggccgggataccacggaccgctcacctaCGCGTTCTGCggccttaaagcgaacctgtcaccatgattttgcgcatagagctggggacatgggctgctagatggccactagctcatctgcagtacccaggtcccacagctctccgcgcttttattgtgttaaaaaacagttttgagtgatatgcaaattacgtgatatgagtcctgtagccggagatgagtcaagcgtcaaggagcccagcaccgccccgcgtcctccgaatctcctccttgccggctgatgtcacagagctggagcgccgaaatctcgcgatgcgcgagctagcgcatgcgcagtgtcggcatcatgttcattccctgtgctggcatcagcacagggaacgaactacgcatgcgccagctcgcgcatcgcgagatttcggcgctccagctctgtgacgtcagccggcaaggaggagattcggaggacgcggggcggtgctgggctcctttccgcttgactcctctccggctacaggactcatatcacgtaatttgcatatcactcgaaactgttttttaacaccataaaagcgcggagagctgtgggacctgggtactgcagatgagctagcggccatctagcagcccatgtccccagctctatgcgcaaaatcatggtgacaggttcgctttaagccgAACGGGACATGTCTGCCTCTTGTAAAttcccccttagggctcatgcacacaaacgtattttctttccatgtccattcagtttttttgcggaccgtatgcggaaccatttacttcaatgggtcagcaaaaaaaaactgaagttactccgtgtgcattccgtttccgtatgtccgtatttccgttccgccaaaaaaatagaacctgtcctattattgtctgcattacggacaaggataggactgttctattaggggccggctgttccgttccgcaaaaaacggaatgcacaaggtcatccgtattttttgtggatccgatttTTCGGACCGCTAAATGCATACGGTTCTGTGAGGCCTTATTCTGGCAGAtcctgtagggggggggggggggggagtgtagacTTAGTGGATCCCGGGATCCTTCATTCATGTGTCTAAGTTTCCATTGCCTCAAGCCCGTCCTCTTTGTTTGCACTTGCCCGTCTGCATCCCTGATCATTGCTCGATGTATGATCACAGAAGGTGTGGAGGACCTGATGTGATGGAACGCAGGAGGCAACTAGACATCAGCCGGCAGTGAGTGACTTGTCATTGTTCGTCAGGACATTGTGTGACTTCCTCCTGCTCATTGTCTGGCAGAGCGGCGCCGTCTGCTCCTCACGGACATGCACTTCTCACCGTCAGGCCACAAGGGGCATGAACGCCGCTTGCTCGCACCTCCGGGCACGTTCTTATTAGCATTCATTGTCTCAATAAGTAGCATCTCTACATCGCTGTGAATATCTTAcagggttagggctcatgcacacgaccgttattgtTTTGCAGTCCTTTTTTGATCCATTGTTCCAtatctaagtttttttttttctctctgatttaagtcctcttccgtttccgtcattgcacaaaacatatctgtatggtttccatatttgatccgtttttttgcagatcgtatacagaaacagtaacttattaatcaccaaacacatgagcaatatgggctgggcacagCATTTCTGCAGtagggatccgcaaaatacggatgacatacggatgtgttccttgtgcgttttttgcagacccattgacttgaatggggcctcggactgtgatttgcggacaataataggacaggcactacttttttgcggaacggccatgcggagaATTGGAAACTGAATACACACGGAggaacttctgtattttctacagccccattgaagtcaatggttccgcatacggtccagaaaaaaaacaggacagaagtggaaagaaaatacgtttgtgtgcatgagcccttaatattAGTCGTccggcacatatatatatatatagcctttgTTTGTGCCCCTTCCCCCACAGAATTAATTTTACTCCAACCCTTTCTgtgatatatataccgtatataataAACGCCATAATACAATTCTGTGCCGTTTCGCTGCTCGGCCCTAGGCTggctacagtgccttgaaaaagtattcgcaccccttgaacttttgcacgttacacccacaaacctaatgtattttattgggattttatatgacagaccaacacaaagtagcaaataTGTGCgacgtgaaaagaaaatgatacatggttttcaaattttttttataaataaaaatctgcaaaGTCTGGCGTGCATTGGTACTCGGCCTCCCCGAGTCAGTACTTTGCAGGACCATCTTTCACCGCAGTTACAGCTgccagtcttttggggtatgtcgggTACAGTATGTGTCTTCGGATAGGCCAGAAATGGGGCGTGGATGAAGTCTACGTAGCGGTACCTGCACACGAGTGCGGGTTTACAAACAGAATTTCCACATGGATTTAGATTTCTCTGCGTTTTTACACCAAATCCTCTTATGTTTGGATGCatccacacaaccatatgtattttgtgcttCGCAAAACGCAAATCCAGTAAATACGGATGGTGTCTGTGTTGCATCCTTTTTTGCTGACCCTTTGTAACAATGCCTActctggacaagaataggacacgttctatcttttttgcaggccacggaacggacatggttgcgtgaaaggcctcatgcacactactatatttgttttgcggtccgcaaattgtggatccacaaaacatgaatcccagccttgtgcatgccatcattttttatatttttttttcaaaatcctCTAGAAATTTGTTCTTCttctctgcaaaacggacaagaataggacacgcccTATCTTTTTGGCAGGGCCGTGAAACAGttacacggatgcggacagtactcgGTCTGCTCTCCACAtcatttgcggccccgttgaaattaatgtgtctgcatccgatccacaaaataaaaaagctaATTGTATGCAGATcggacatatggtcgtgtgcgtgaggccttaggctaggtctacacgacgacattttgtcgcaccaatgccgCGCAACAgtctttataatggtagtctgtggtgttgcactgcgacatgctgcgactgggacacgacagtcgcaaaaaaaaacattcaagatTCAAACattcagtgcgacaccatagactaccattataaaaattgtcgcgtgacataTGTTgccgtgtagttgtgccctatgtgtcgcgtgacttattgtcgttgtgtagacctagccttactcACAGATTTGCACAGGCCTCGTCATATattaggcacatcctccggcAATCCATGCTCCGAGCTGCCGTCGATTTCtagcttcatttgcaccagaaaactgaagtaaatgaagataaatttgtcgtgCCCCTTTCCAACTCTTGTCGTGCCCCCTTtttgttttagaaaaaaaaaaaaaagttgcatttaaaaagtcacaaacacacaacttgcaactttttgaagccacCCTTCTGAGGTCAAGGAGTACAGCTTTCAGCTATATCCGCCAGTGAATGGAGCAGAGGTTCTATATGCCATCTATTGCTCGGGGCCCCTCGCTCctgtgattggcgggggtcccagtgATCATGTATCACCTATCATCTGCACAGCTAGATAAATGTTGTTGatgggaaaccccctttaatctTTGGTGGAGCCAGGGGTGCAGTACATGTGTTTATTTCTAGGCTGTGTTGGAAGTTGGAGTCGGGCGCCATACTTTACCTTCTGtcttccttcctcagtggtatttgTGTGACAAAGAGAAATTAAGTGATGAACTTCAACCAATATTTGTCCAGAGTTTCTTGGATCACGGAACGCAGACCTTCCTGAACAGGAGCATCGAGAAGTCGGGCTGGTTGTCTATACAGCTCTACCACTCCTTCATGTCCTCCGTCTTCAGCATGTTTATGTCCAGGACGTCCATTAATGGGTGAGTTGTATTGCCTCCAGTAGAGCCCATTGTACTCTTCCTGGTATTAACCccaatttgtatttatttatttttggtttttttccattcacatagttgcacgaggacttgttttttgcaggacaagtggcactttctaatggcactaattaatattgcatatgatgtagtgggacactgaaaaaaaaaatgcaattcagcCATagatttatgggttttgtttttacggtgttccctatATGACAAAACGTACCTATTACTTTAATTCTCTGGGTCAATACGATTACAGCAATATAGCTTTTCGTgtggttaaataaaaaataaaaaaacttttggcaaaatgaattttttttaccttgcatTGCATACATATTAAATGCATTTACGGTATGTTTTAATAGTACAAGGCATTTTTGAGATGCAGCAGCGCTactgatttatattttttattttaatatggcCAAAGGAGGAagtgatatgaatatatatataatttttatatttttcaaaactttagttttttcacttttttttttcttttcccccataGGGGGCTTTAACATGTCATCCTCAGATCACTTCACTTCTCTCATCAACTGCAATGAATTACCAGTGTAGGGGAGAttcactatgttcctatggagctgcTGCTAGGAACATAGCTCCCAGGGAAAGACCTCTCTGGTGCCGTGGTTGAtgttgaggggttaaatgtccatgatATACCTTATCACTGATCACAGATATTTCttcgggtgtctgctgtataaaaGAGCAGGCATTCCGCGGCTATGGCGCTCGCTCAGCTTCTAAATGACCGCCATGTTTACATATCCGACTTATGACGTACAAGTTTAAAAAAACCATGGCGGCCTCCGGCACGGAACACCTGCCCACGAGCCTTTGACgttaatggagctgagctgcaataccgcacacaGCCTGTGAACCGgcgtggtgctgtttttgaaaaAGCAGTTGTGTTCTTCTAATCCCCTACAGCCCCTATAACAAGCACTCCGTGTCCACAATGATGGGCCTGCATCTGATTGTCAGTCATTTCTTCTGGACTCATTTCGGGTTTTTATGTGAtgatggttgttgtttttttgtaacaAAGAAGCTGCGGCTGTGGATGCCTCGTGAACCAAAGCAAAAAGGGGTCCACTACGGTAATCTATAAACTATGATCTGGCAGGTTTATGACTGTGAACCAGGGTCAGCGACGCATCCAAAGCTGTAGTTTGAGGGAAGCTCTAACCACGTCTGCCATTCTCCCTTTTGTCCTCAGGCTCCTCGGGAGGGGGTCGATGTTTGTCTTTTCGCCAGAGCAGTTCCAGAGACTTCTCAAAGTCGGGCCGGATTGGAAATCTCATAGATTACTGGATCTAGGAGCCGGAGACGGGGAAGTGACAAGGGTTATGAGTCCACATTTTGAGGAGATTTATGTCACAGAGATGTCCCAGACTATGATATGGCAACTTCAGAAGAAAAAGTACAggtattttttttcacatgttTATATCCAGTTTTTCCACTAGTGGGAGATAGAGAGTCAAAACCTTTTACCAATCCTGGAATGAAGGGACCCAGGGACTCTTCTGAGCACCAGCCTCGAGACCTCTAACCTAACATGTCTGGCGCTGTCCTAAGGCCCCATACACACTAGTGTATTGGCAGCTGAACCTGACGAGAATGACGGGTTTGGTCGACAGTCTAATGCTGTGATGGCtagcctttggcactccagctgtggtaaaactactacTCCCTAAATGTACACTTGGCTGTTCTCagcactccatagaaatgaatgggagttgtagttttaccaccgctggagtgccggaggttagccatcactggtctaatgtgtatggggagctcccgaaTCTACCCCGACAGATGATGTCCAGATAGAGAAGGATCAGGCTAACAAAAATGTCTGACTGTTGCTTTCTCATGTCTCCCCACTCAATACATATACATGTTTGGCCGAACCGCACACGTATGGGGGAGTTGGGAGCGATGGCTGTTGGCCAAACGATCTATTGAATATGTATGGCCGCCTTCTATGTAAGTGTATGGGAGCCTTCACATGCAGCCGATTGTGTTGCAGAAATTTCCACGACTGAAAAtcggttccattcatttgaatggggcggcgagcacatggatttctgcaagccccattcaggcgaatggaacagattttcagttgcagaaatatctgcagcatgtgaaggcAGCCCAAGGCTAGCTGGTAATGGGTGGACGGGCTCTGTGCACTAGGAGCGTGTGATTTCCAATATAAAACAGGCCTGCACATACCAGCAGTAAGTTGTTAAGTTGTAGGGCCCCTTTAAACCTGCCGGTAGGAGCCTAGGATTCACCCAGTACCTGGAAAATTACATATTTCCAGTTCATCTCGCATGACAGCACAACAGGAGGTTGTTCCCCTTTGACCttcttgggacaggaaacagagaagTTAAAGTCCCTCCCACCTCCAcccaccagtgttcttcctgtccctacaggggaCAGACGCAGAGAGGTTCCCTGTTTTAGGGTTGAAGAGATTCTACAAGAACTTTTAGGGCCTAAGGCTGGGACTAGGATTGGAGGGTGTCCGGCCTCTCCTTCCAGGTCTCGAATAGCCTTGCTAACACCTCTCGGGATAGAGGTCCCTTAGCAGCCCGGAACCCACCTGGCAGAGTCCGAGCCTATAGGTGGGTTCTCTGATGGCCTGGGGTTCGATCGTTGGGTTCATCCTCATCCTTCCTACCCTGTAAGTGGCCGTGCCAGTACCTCTTATGTGGAGGTCCCCTGGCTTGCTCCTAAGCCTGATGAAGTGGGTAATGCAGCTGGTGGTTACCTCACTATGGACGGCTATGGGTTCATGGATCTTAGATCCGCTGTTCCTTAATGGAGTTCAGCAGGATCACACCTCAGTGCGCCTGGAACAGTCAGCAGCTGGAATGGGGCCTTTTATTTTCTCCTTACCAACGCGCCGTATGCAAGTGTTGGCAGAAGCTGCATGACATTATTGGTGCTTGCTTTGGCAGCACATACTCCAAGATTGGTAAGTAAACCATGCATGTGTTTAACCAGCCGGATTGCCTCAACAGTTCTAATTACTTTAATTGAGAATCTGTGTGTGGATCTAAATGAGAACTCAGGCGATAGTAGCATCGCCTGTTTCTTTAATGACGACTGAATGTGGATTTAAAATTTTCAGGCTTTATTCAATTGACAAGGTCGCAGACTTAAATCTTTCAGGTCTGACTTGAATCCTTTATCTAGGAAAAATGCCTCTGGGCCGCCTGGCGTGTGCGCGCCTCATGGCCTCTGGGCCGCCTGGCGTGTGCGCGCCTCATGGCCTCTGGGCTGCCTGGCGTGTGCGCGCCTCATGGCCTCTGGGCCGCCTGGCGTGTGCGCGCCTCTGGGCCTTGCCTGCTGCCACATAAAAGTAACAAGGAAGTTAAGTTAAAGCTAAAGGGGTCCTAAGGTAAAGACCTCAGGTAAGGACCCAGTGCGACAGAAAGATTAGGGAAAGCCTAGTGGAGATGAGCGGTAGTTCAATCTATGCACTCTACTATCATTTGGGGAGTGGAGTAGCCTATAGTGCCTATTCACCATCTACAATTTAGCGCAAAGCTGTATTTGGAGCCACATTCCTCCATGGACAATGTGGACAATATTAATGGAAATTGTATGTAATTCAAGGAATGCAAGACATATATGTGTACGGGCCATGTGATTTATAGGCTATAGTATACTCTACACCTGGAGATAGTATGAGTCAGCCTGAAGTTAAAGGAACATGAGTATGACCAGAGCACTGAAACTTAGTAAAGATCCTACCCAGACCTGTTATACTGGGAGGCAGCACCATCCTGGCTGGGAATTCGTCTTGTATGGATTATAGCTATTCCTTCTATGGCAATAAATTGGTATACCTACCTCAATACAAGTGATTTTCAGTAAATGTCAACTTATGCCCAACTAAACTCTTCTGTGTTATTCTATCTATTTGCACCTAAGGGTGCTGATGTCACGAACATTGGGGACCCTACCTTCATTGCACCTAATACCCATAACCTCAAGGGCACCTCTGGGAAGGAGACTCCCCTCACTGCACGCCAACCCAGGGAGCTGCAAAACGGCAATAGAGACTGTGCATTTCTCTGTCCACATTCACACTTACAGCCATGTTCACACATATAAGCTGCGGCTATGTGCGCTGCACAGGTCCTGTAACCTTTTGCCACTcctcagtccctgtgtctcctggcTAGTGCCATGTAAAGATCTTGTGAAACCCTTAAGACTGCCTCTGACCTTGAAGCTAGGCGGGCAGGTGGGTTCTCGGTTGGCCTGGTTTAGTCGGGAGGGTTCTTTCTCCTTTCTTCTTCCTTGAGTTCATACCAACACCTCCTGGTACAGGATCCCAAGCTTGTCCTGGACCGGTATGAAGTTAATGGTCCAGTTTGGTTACCTCATGGTTGATGTCCATGCCTGCCGTGTGCTAGTGCTGTCAGCTTGGCTCGGTTTCTTGCATATACCTTATAGACATCCAGAGTTAGTTGTTTATCATATTATAACAATTAGGCTCTTGGGAATGAACTGCAATAGGGGGTCTACAGTAATGGGGGTCTACAGTAAATTTTTACTCTGTGTAGTGGTAATATATGatgttacaatggttttagagcaaGTCGCTTTTACGCAATGGTACTTACTAGGGCTGCacaatatgggaattttgtgcgattgtgattagggccctaaaaattgcgataaagatatgcgatattttaagggaattttgctagaggtctatttgcttggattttcccatatgagccgctgacgcggctgggtctgacatagttatgggggatctgtggatgatgcactgttatgggggatctgtggatgatgcactgttatgggggatctgtggagggcgctgttatgtgggggatctgtggaggacgctgttatgtgggggatctgtggaggacgctgttatgtgggggatctgtggaggacgctgttatgtgggggatctgtggaggacgcggttatgtgggggatctgtggaggacgcggttatgtgggggatctgtgcaggatgctgttatgtgggggatctgtggaggacgctgttatgtgggggatctgtggaggacgctgttatgtgggggatgtgtgctatgacacacatagcatcttatgctggtcctcctcatggccctatgtgtcccctcatgtgtcctaaactgcgcacataactggctttgtgtgtaaagtattttactactgtctgaaacaagctctctcctattgataaaatggccagcctctgtactcatttTCACTATGAATTTactgcagcgagcgggccggccggcgcgtgactgacgtcacttagtcacgctcctgcttcctgaagtgggaggagcgttactaagtgacatcAGTCAGGCGCC from Bufo bufo chromosome 7, aBufBuf1.1, whole genome shotgun sequence encodes:
- the METTL9 gene encoding methyltransferase-like protein 9, with protein sequence MKLFIGWVLTYVLCLAVVKKMWSSRYLRSHLSRSLYMNMLSQNQAPYWEVSHQWYLCDKEKLSDELQPIFVQSFLDHGTQTFLNRSIEKSGWLSIQLYHSFMSSVFSMFMSRTSINGLLGRGSMFVFSPEQFQRLLKVGPDWKSHRLLDLGAGDGEVTRVMSPHFEEIYVTEMSQTMIWQLQKKKYRVLNIDEWQGTGFQYDVISCLNLLDRCHQPVTLLKEMRSVLEPTRGRVILALVLPFHPYVENGGKWEKPSEIMEVNGTFWEEQVNSLAAVFQEAGFVVEAFTRLPYLCEGDMYNDYYVLDDAVFVLRPM